The region ATTCTCATCTCTTCCATCCCAGACAACTTTTATAAGTTCAGAGTTCGGAATTCGGAATTCGAAATTCTTAACTAACTGACCTTTTATGTTATAAATCTTTATCTGTGCCGATCTGTGTAAATCTGTGGCTGAAAAAGAGATTGTGGTAGATGTGCTGAAGGGATTGGGATAATTTTGCTTAAGTAAAATCGGATGCGAATCTGTTATCTCATCATTAACACCTACACAAGGTATAGTAACCTCCACTAAATTAGATGGGTCTGATTCACCATCCTCATAAACTGCGGTCACATAATAATTATAGGTTCCATTCTCAAGTCCAATATCATTAAATTCTGTTGCCGGAATATATACTACTGCGATTAAATAATCGTTTCTATAAACTTTATACATAAGTAAATCACTGGTAGGAATAGGTTCAGGTGGCTCCCAACTCAGTAATACATCGTTACCACTAACATCTGCTTGTAAATTTTGTGGTGAGGGAAAAGGAATTCTAACACTACCATTTACAACATCAGTTAAATAATTAATATTATTCACATCACATTGGGTAAATATGAGTGAAGTTGAATCACCACAAATACCAATAACTGTAAATCCAAGATATGCGACTATTCCGCTGCCGGTAAACAAATCCTCATTGGCAATAAACACAAGCTCAACTACTCCATCAACACTTGTGTCCACATTCAAATCGTAATTCTCACTTTCTAATATTCCACCCATTAAAGTAGCATCTGGCGAACCTATTACATTGTCGTTAAATTCAATAATTATGTTCATTTCGCTTAAATTTATCAGGCTGGAAACTGTTAAAGGAATAGAAATATCTGTATCAGGTGAAGTAAGGGTATCTGGTAGAATAGCTGATGGATTTCCCCAGATATCAACACTTCCGTTTGTTACATCATCCAAAAAACTGACTTCATTTACATCAAATTGAGTAAAAGTTAAAGGAGTAGAATCATCACTGCTACCTACAACATAAAACTCAAGATATGCAACTACTCCACTGCCAGTAAACCAATCTGCATTTGCATTAAATTGAAGTCCAATCACTCCATCAACACTTGTGTTTACTTCCAAATCATAATCCTCATTTTCTAATATGCCTCCTATTAATGTAGCGTCAGCAGAATCTAATATACTTTCATTAAATTCTATAGTAATATTCATTGCAAAGAAATTAATTAATCCATTTACTGTTAAAGGAATAGAAATATCTGTAGCAGAATGTGCTGGAATGTCTGGAATCATCGCTGATGGATTATCTCCTAATACAACACTAACCGTATTTGATGGGTCTGATTCTCCTTGGTCGTAAACAGCGGTTACATAATATACATAAACTCCATTATCAAGGTCATTATCATTGAAATAAGTTGTCGGATGATAAACAACCGCAATTATATTATGATTCCTGTACAGATTGTATCTAATCAAATCACGCTTAAGATCAACACCCTCAGGTGAGTCCCAGGTTAATGCTACATCATTTCCAGTAACTACTGCTTGTAAATTTTGGGGTGGATTTAATCTTAAATCTCTGTCATCTGAGGAATTTCCTGAATTGCTGGCATTGGCAATACCAATCAAATTTGGTAATCCTTCTTGAGCAATTAAGAATGAAGGAATCAACAAAATAAATATTAAACAACTGAATAAATATTTTTTCATGTCTTTCTCCTATTAAGTTATTTTATTTATAGTATAATTTCATAATATGCTGAAACTTGTCAACTTTTTTAAATTTAGAAACATAAACAAATTTATTCTGTTGATTGAGTGTCCAAATCTTTGTTACTTATTACTGAGTGCATAAAACTGTTTGCATTTATTTCCAATACATGATACTGAATAAAAACGGAGTGCTGAAACGAGTCCCGTCCCCGATCCAATCGGGGATTCGGGAGGAACTTTCAGTCCCGACAAATCGGGACGAAAAGTTCTCCCTCCCAATATATTGGAAGTGCTTGTTTTACAGAGTCGTCACGGACCAATCTGTGGCGAACACCCCAATTGCTCTTTTCAACAAAATTTTGCCATCGTCAGGGAGTGGTCCCTGACGGCTCCTTTTAATAAAGTAAACTATATTATGCGCCTAATAGTAACTAATTTTCAATGAGCTTTACAATCAATTCATTATTAACAGTTTCAAAACAACTTTTAGGTAGATAAAGTGTATAAATACCTTTTCACCTTTTTGGTTGGTGTTTTTTCAAACTCTTCTGGCGACAGTTCAATTTTTGTAATTGGGCAGTAAGGAGGTAATTGGTGATTTATAAATTTTCGGTTTTCCTCCATTCTCACTGTTAACTTTTTTTCGTTAATTCCTTTAGCATCTGCTAATTCTAAATCAGGATAAATCAATGCAATGAGTTTTTTATTCTTTTGAACCACGAGTGATTCCTGTATAAATGGTAAATTGTTAAGTTTTGCTTCTATCTCTTCTGGATAGATATTTTGTCCTGAAGGTCCCAAAATCATACTCTTACATCTTCCTTTTATAAAAATAAAACCATCCTCATCAACTACTCCCAGGTCTCCTGTATGTAGCCATCCATCTTTATCAATTGCCTCATTCGTTGCTTCTTCATTTTTATAGTAACCTAACATCACATTTTCACCCCGAACTAAGATTTCTCCAACGATTTTTTGCTGGTCATCAGAATCAATTCTTACTTCTAATGTATCAACAATTTTACCTACGGAAGATGTTTTATGCTCATCCCAGGGAGTATAACTTACCAGGGGACCACATTCTGTTAATCCATAACCTACAGTAACGGGGAAGCCTATCATTTTTAGAAATGTTTCTACTTTTTCATTTAGAGCAGCTCCACCAATAACAATTTCCTTAAAATTTCCGCCAAAAGCTTCCACCAATTTATTACAGACCTTTTTATATATAAGATTTTTTAATAATGGAGCTTTGATTAATATCTTCACTACACCTTTATCTAAAGCAGCCTTAATTTGTTTGTCATAAATTTTTTCAAGCACAAGTGGAACCGATAAAATCAAACGCGGACGGACTTGTTTAAACGCTTGTAATATTATTTTGGGAGAAGGTATTTTACCTAAAAAGGTAATGTGGCAACCTATACTAAAAGGGAATAAAAATTCAAAGGCACACCCAAAAGTATGAGCAATGGGCAAGAATGAAGCAATGGTGTCGCCGGGCTTCAAATCCATATGATTCTGAGCATATATTACATTCGCAATTAAACTATTGTGTGGCAGCATAACTCCTTTAGAAAAACCTGTTGTGCCTGAAGTATAAACAATTTCTGCAAGTTCATTATTACTAATTTCTGGAAAAGAAAGTTTCTCTGCAATAAGAGAGCCATCATACTTATCCAAAAAATTATCCTTTGATTTCTCAACTATTGGGACAAGACCCTTCTTTTTATAATAAAACAATTTAAAATCCTCAAGTGAAAAAATTGCTTCCAAATTCTGCATTTTGGTCTCATCAAGTTTTTCATAAATACTCTCTAAAGCAAAAAGCAAAACTGAATCTGAATGATTCACAATATGATGAACATCATCGGCATGAAAATCAGGCAATATTGGAACAATCACAGCTCCATAGGTAATAGTTGCTAGATATGTTACAGCCCAATTAACAGAATTTTTGCCTATGAGAGCAATTTTATCTCCTTTTTTAATCTGAGCCTTTTCAAAAATGTAATGCAGCCAGATAATATTTTCAGCTACTTCTCCATAACTTAAACTTTTGCCATTAAAATCAGAAAGTGCAGGTGTATCCCAATTGTTTTTCATGCTTATTTCAAATTGTTTAACCAAATTTTCCTTTAACATAGAATTTTCCTCCTTGCAACCTTTATTTTACCAATTTACAAATAAGAAAGTAATTGATAATATTTCTAATTATTCTTAATAATGAAATAATCAATTCATATTGTCAATAAATTTGAATCTAATCTTTTATAATGTAACCGTTTTTTACTTCCACATATCTGTATGTATTCGTAGTTTCAAAGCAGATTTATCTTACAAGTTCTAATCTTGGATTTGGATTATATTGTCTTCCAACTTTTGCACAGGGTTTTCCGCTTACTTTTACAATATCGGCGGTAAAATCTATTTTCTCTTTGAACAATGCAGAGCCCACACCGATTGCATCAAAAGGGACTTTTTCTTTAATAAATTTTTTAATTCTTTCCTCATCAAATCCACCTGAGATAACAATTTTAATGAAATTAAATCCTGCTTTATCAAATGTTTTTCTCGCTTTATGGCAAAGCTCAACAGAAACCCCATAAGAATCTTCTTTTGTCCCTGTTACTGATTTATCCCTTAAATCTCTTGCAGTATCAAAGCGAACCCCCCATAATTTTTTACCAAGTGCTTTTGCTACTTTCAGAGAAGTTCCAATACAATCATTATCAAAATCAACAAGTACAATCCTTTTCACATCTCCTGGTATATATTTATCAAAGGCTCTTGCTGCTGCTACGGTATTGCCATTATAAGCGGCTATTAATCCGTGAGGCACAGTACCTAATGCTTCCCCACCCCACCAGGCAGTTTGTTCGTCGGTAGAGACTCCTAAAGCCCCTGACATATAAGCGGCATATCCGTCGGTTGCTTGTATACGATAATGGTCAAATCGTGCTGGAAAGAATAGAATTTGCTTGCCCGAGGCGGCCTTTACCACTTTGTTTACAGCTGTCGCAACTGATGTGGGTCTTGCCATAACACCTAAATAAACTGTTTCAAGATGTGCAAAAGTGGAATAATCTCCTTCTATTGTCATTACAGTTTCACCAGCTTTTACTTCATCACCATCATATAATGCCTTTATAACTAATTCATCTGGCTTATCAGCACATAGTTTTAATATTGCAATCGCCTCGTCAATTCCGCATAGCACACCATCCTTCCGACACCAAACTTGCATAAGTACTTTAGGATGATGATTGTCTGCTTTAAGAATTTCTCTTGTTCTTACAAAATATTTATCGCTATACCATCCGCTTTTTATCTTAGTAACAGGAATACTAAACACAGCAGGATTTAATCTCTTTTTAGTCATTTATACTACCTCTGCATTATAAATTTTTTCCATTCTTTTTAAAGAAAATTCATGCATTTCCTTATCAAAGTCTACGACCCCTTTTTTGTATACTGTTACAGGTATTTCACGATTACTCAATCCGCCTACTGTATCCATCACACAGATTGATGTACAGACTCCAACTACCTCAACACTTTCAGGACTGATGTCCTCAAGAATTCTATCAAGATTGGTGCCATAAAATCCACTATATCTTCTCTTCTTAATGATAACATCATCCCTTACTTTAGGAAGTTCATCAATAATTTCAGCACCTTTGGTGCCTTTTATACAATGTGGAGGAAACATCTTAAATTCTGGATCATCTTTAGTATGAGAATCACATATAAATATTACTTCGTTCCCGTTTTTGTGATATTCATCAATTTTACTTTTTATAAATGGAACGATTTTCTTTGCCTCTGGTCCGCAATATAACGCCCCATTCTCATTTACAAAATCATAGAGCATATCTATTACCAAAAGTACTTTCATAGTAAAACCTCCAATATAATTAATTTGTGTATTTTATTATTTTACACTCGAACTTAAGTCAAGTTCTTCGGACTTACTACTAAGAGCATAATAAAGTTTACCCCGTAGGATAACATTTTGTATCCTACGGGGTAAACTTTATTTCTAAGAATTATAATGGAGTGCGAAAACGAGTTGCGATGAAATCGCAAGGAACTTTTCGCCTATGCAATATACTGAAAGTTCGTATTCACGATAAATCGGGAATCCTCGTTTCAGCACTCCACTTTCACTCAGTATCATGTATTGAAGATAGATGCAAACAGTTTTATGCACCCAGTAATAACTCAAGATTTCTATCTTTCAATTCCTAAAATATTAAAAATAAAAGCATATTTTAATGCAATTTCTTTATAAAAATCATACCGTCCTGATGCACCTCCATGACCTGAAGACATATCAGTCTTTAAAAGCAAAATATTATCATTGGTTTTTAAAGCTCTGAGTTTCGCAACCCATTTCGCAGGTTCCCAATAGTTGACTCTCGGGTCATAAAATCCTGCTAAAACAAGCATATTGGGATATCCTTTCGCTTCAACATTTTGGTATGGGCAGTATGATTTCATATAGTCAAAATATTCTTTATCATTTGGATTGCCCAATTCGTCATAGTGCCATTCAACGCCGCCTAATGAAGTGTCAAGCATTGTATTAATTACATCTACAGCAGGAACATCTGCTATCACAACTTCAAATAAATCTGGTCTCATATTTGTTACCGCTCCAATTAATAAACCCCCCGCACTTGCTCCTTCAATAACTAATTTTTTCTTACTTGTGTATTGTTCTTCAATTAAATATTCTGCACAAGCAATAAAATCAGTAAATGTATTTTTCTTATTAAGCAATTTCCCTTGCTCATACCATTCTTCGCCTAATTCTCCTCCTCCTCTGACATGTGCGATTGCATAAACAAAATCTCTATCTAAGAGGCTTAAACGAATAGAAGAAAAATATGGCTCGCTACAATCTCCATAAGAACCATAAGCATATAGAAGTAATGGGTTTCCCCCATTTTTCTTAAATAAGTCTTTTTTATAACCCAAAGAAATAGGTATCAGTGTGCTATCTTTAGCTTGTGCAAAAATTCTTTCTGATTTATAAAGAGAAGCATCATATCCACCAAGAACTTCTTGTTGTTTTTTCAATTCTTTTTCTCTGGTTTTCATATTATAGTCGTAAACAGAATAAGGCATGACCATAGATTCATAAGTAAATCTAAAAATATGGGTATCAAAATTCGGATTTCTACCAGAATAAATAGTATAAATTGGTTCAGGAAAATCTATATAATAGTCTTCATTTGTACTTAGATTCAAAATTCTAATTTTTTCTAAAGCATTTACTCTTTCATAAATTACCATATAATTTTTGAATACATCAATATCAATAGAAACAGAATCCCGAGGGGCTATAAATTCTTCCCAATTTTCTTTCCCTGGATGTTGTACCGATGTCATCATTACTTTATAGTTTTTTGCATTATCATTAGACACGATAAAAAATTTATTAATATGGGGACAAACATAATATCTATGACCTCTTTCTCTTGGTTGGATTATTTGAAATTCATCAAAAGGATTATTCGCTTTCAAATATCTAATTTCATAAGTAGTTTCACTTCCGGTTGTTAATATCAAATATTCCTTACTTCTAGATTTATAAATCCACACATCAAAAGCATTGTCTCCTTCTTGATATATTAAATCATCGTTTTCTGTATTAGTTCCTAAAGTATGGCGGTAAAGTTTATCAGCTCTACCTGATTCATCTTCAATAGTATAGAAAAGAGTTCTGCTGTCATTTGCCCAAACTATACTACAAACAGGGTAAGTCTTGTCTTCTAAAAGTTCACTTGATTTCAAATCTTTAATGTAAAGAGTATATTTCTCGTCTCCAGTTGTATCAACAGAATAAGCTAAGTACTGGTGATTAGAGCTTAATTTCATTCCACCCACCGAGAAATAACTATGACCTTTCCCAAGTTCATTTGCATCAAGAACAATTTCTTCTTCAGCTTCTAAGCTTTCTTTCTTTCTACAATATACCCAATATTGCTTTCCCTTTTCTCTTTTTGTGTAATAATAGTAATCATCAATTTTTGTTGGAACGCTTAAATCTGTTTCTTGGATTCTACTCACTATTTCATCAAATAATGTTTCCTGTAAACTCTCAGTATGTTTAAGCATTTTTTCAGTGTATTCATTTTCTGCATTAATATACTCAATTACTTCTGTATCTGTTCTTGTTTTATCCTTTAACCAATAATAGTTATCCAAGAGTGTGTCGCCATGAATAACCGTCTTATGAGAAATAACTTTTGCAATAGGTGGTTTAGGTTTTTCATTAAGAATAAATTTTTGTGACTCAAAATGATTGCTTTCTGCACAGGATAATATAAGAATTATGAGAGAAATAAACACCCCAAACAAAACATTGATTAAGAAATTTTTCTTGTATTTCATTTAATTAACCTTTATTTTTAAATACCTACTACAAGGAGCATAATATAGTTTACCCCGTAGGATAACATTTTGTATCCAACGGGGTTTACTTTATTTTACGGATTACAGTGGAGTGCGAAAACGAGCCCTTCCGATATATCGGGAGGGAGAACTTTTCGTCCCGATTTGTCGGGACTGAAAGTTCGTCCCGTGTAATATAAAACGCTTCGCTATTACACAGGACTCGTTTCAGCACTCCACCTTTATTTGGTATCATGTATTGAACATAGATGCAAAACAGTTTTATGCACTCTGTAATAAGATTATCTATCATCCTTATCAATTTTATTGTATTCGTATCCCCCCAATCTATTTGGGAATTTCGGGGATAATTGGGAATTGGTTTTTGAATTCCATAGATTAAGTGCTTTCCAAGTAGAATCGTAATTTCCAGATGCATTCCATAATAAATATCCTGAATCTAAACCACAATCTTTGATAGCTTGCAATTGTGAAACGATATACAGTGGACTAACTAATGCTCTCTCAAGAGTAAAAGCCTGTAAGTATGGAATTATTTTTTTCTTTTGCTCAATCTGAGTTAAAAGAGTCTTGCAAGTCCGATACACAAAATAATAGGGCTCATCTGCAGGATATTTCTTATTCCAAAATTCACCAAAAAAATGTGATGGATACATCATAGGATGTATTCTATCAAGATACGGTAAGATTGATTTTATGTCCTGTCCTGTATTTATAATATCCTGCTCATTCTGTAAAGCAACAACTCCAAAGATATCAGCAGATAATTTAATTCCATTCTTCCTTGTAATACTGTAAACCTTTTTTACAAAATTGGTAATCACATCTTGCTTTGATACAGAATCAGGAATTCCATAATCAGCAGATAATAAGTAGGTTTCAGTTGGGAATCGGATATAATCTAATTGAATCTCATCAACACCTAATGAAATTACCTCTTCTATGATATCAAGATTATAATTTTGAACTTCTATACAATTTGGATTCACCCATTTTATTTTTTTATTAGCTTTTATACTATCAACAATAGATGAATCGGCAGTTATAGAATCAATCTTATTTTCTGGTGCCCTTTCTACACGCCAGATAGAAGACGCATTTGCTAATGTTGTATCTTTAAATATAGTTATCCTTGCAATGAGTGAAATATTATGTTTATGAAGCTGATAAATTAATCTGTTTGGGTAGGAAATTACAGGTTTACATGCTCCTATTTCAATTGCTAATGAATTTTTCGTTGGATATAATATATCACCATGAGTATTTTTAAAATCCACAACCAACGCATTTAATCCCAAAGAATCAAAATTTTCAATAATTTCTTTTAGCCTTTCAGTCGTAAGTTGGTATGTATTAAGATAAATACCTCTTAATTCATTGTGTTGAATCTTTTGATAAAATACAGAATCAACTTCTGAACTTATAGGAATTTTCAAAATTTGATCTGGTAAAAGAATATTATCCTCTGGAATTTCATTTATTTTTTTTATCTCTTCAATAAAATCATCAAAGAAACAGATATCAGTTCGGGCGAAATATTTTTTTGCGATATGATAAAGATTGTCGCCTTTTTGGACTTGATAATTTAGTAATGAATCTTGTCTCCCCGATTTCATCGGGGAGCCGAGATGGGCTGATTGTAGCTCTTCGGCAAAGGAGTGATAGGTAGGTATTGAAAATAGAAAGAAACAAAAGAAAATTAAAAAGATTTTATTTATAAAATCAAAATATGTATTTTTATTTTTAAAAGTATTCTTAATTTTCATTATTTATGTGAGCAACATTATAAGGAATAGTTCAGAATTTCAAATTGTATATTCTATAGAACAAACGAATTATAAACAGAAAAATTATCTTTCAACAGATTGCAATCGCGCAACTGCTCGTCGTAATGCTGCTTCAGCTCTACGAAAATCAGTATCTTCCTTTTTTTCTCTTAATCTTCTTTCAGCCCGTTTTTTTGCTTTTTCGGCCCTATGCTTATCTATTTCCTTCGGACTTTCAATTATTTCTGTTAATATACTAATTTTATCAATATCAACAATTACAAATCCATTATGTATAGAATATTTTTCCTGAGCTTCTTTATAATAAACTGTTAATATCCCTGGAATAATAGAAGTTATAAAAGGTGTATGGCCATACTGGACTCCAAAGTATCCTTCACTTCCTGGAATAACGATTTCGTCTATATCTTCTTCAAAGAAGACACCAAGAGGTGTGGTTATCTTTAAGTGCAGACAATTCTTATTATTGTTCATAATAACAGTTATAATTTGAAACAGAGATTACATTTATTATCAAATTTTAAGTATCCCCATCTTGTCGGGATTTCCGCTTCACCCCAACAAATTTCAATTTTTTGTCTCTTTCAAGAACTTCATCAATCGTTCCTGCCATATAGAAAGCTCTTTCGGGAATATCGTCATATTCACCATTAACTATACCTTTAAAACCTTTGATATTTTCATCTAATGGGACATATTTCCCTTTATAATTTGTGAATTCTTCAGCTACAAAAAGTGGTTGAGAAAGAAACTTTTCAATTCTTCGCGCGCGATTAACCGTTATTTTATCCTCCTCAGACAATTCCTCCATTCCAAGTATTGCAATAATGTCCTGGAGCTCACGATATTTTTGTAATATCTGCTGGACTTTTCGCGCAACAGTGTAATGCTCAGTCCCAATAATCCTTGGGTCTAAAATCCTTGATGTAGAGTCAAGAGGGTCAACTGCTGGGTACAAGCCAAGTTCAGAGATCTTTCGCGAAAGAACAGTAATAGCATCAAGATGTGCAAAGGTTGTAGCTGGGGCGGGGTCAGTCAGGTCGTCAGCTGGGACGAAAATTGCTTGCACAGATGTAATAGAACCTGCTTTTGTAGAGGTGATTCTCTCTTGCAACTCACCCATTTCTGTAGAGAGAGTTGGTTGATATCCGACAGCTGAAGGCATTCTTCCTAATAATGAAGAGACTTCTGAACCTGCTTGTGTAAATCTAAAAATATTATCAATAAAGAGCAACACATCTTGCTTTGCTTCATCACGGAAATATTCTGCCTGAGCTAATCCAGCTAATCCAACTCTTAATCTAGCTCCAGGTGGTTCATTCATCTGTCCGAAAACCAATGCTGTTTTTTCTAAAACGCCTGAATGTTTCATCTCTAACCAGAGGTCATTTCCTTCGCGAGTTCTTTCTCCCACACCGGCAAAAACAGAGTATCCGCCATGTTCAGTGGCAACATTCCTAATAAGTTCCATAATTAATACTGTTTTACCAACTCCAGCCCCGCCAAAAAGTCCTGTTTTCCCACCTTTACAATATGGACAAAGCAAATCAATAACTTTAATGCCTGTTTCTAAAATTTCATCTTTAATTTCTAATTGACTGAATGTTGGTGATTCTCTATGAATTGGATATCTTTTTTTTGTCTTTAATTCTCCTAATTCATCTATTGGCTCTCCAATTACATTTATAAGTCTTCCCAGAGTTTCTTTTCCAACAGGCACAGAAATAGGGGATTCAGTATTAAAAACTTCATCCCCTCTTTTCAAACCATCGGTAGAATCCATTGCAATAGCTCTGACTCTATTTTCTCCTAAATGTTGTTGAACCTCTAAAACCAATTTGCTTTTATCTGGTCTTTTAATTGTCAATGCTGTATAAATTGGAGGTAGATATTCTTCTGGAAATTCAACATCTACCACCGCTCCAATAATTTGGACTATTTTGCCTGTTTTCATATTTGCCTCATAGTTAAATACTTATTTACATTTTGAATAAACTATTCCCCGAGATTCTTTGCAATAATTTCTTTCTCAGTAAAGGCAACATGCCTGCTGGTTGAATATAGCATACCTTCCTGTTCTGATTTAATTTCAGATATTCTTTTCTTACAAATTGAGAATAAATTAGGATTAATTTCAAAACCGATATAATTTCTTTTAATCTCCTGACAAACTACCAAAGTTGTGCCTGTGCCAGCAAAGGGGTCTAAAACTAAATCCCCTTCGTTTGAACTCGCTTTAACTATTCTTTCAATTAACTTTTTAGGTTTCTGGATAGTGTGTAAATATTCTCTACTCAATAATTCTTTTGATTTATAAGTAAGTTGTTTAATATCACCCCAAACATCTCCAGGGTTTTTACCTCTTTCATTGAATTTGGTTTTTCCAAATTCACCATTTACGACTGAAGGAACATTTTCGCATCTTTTTCTATGAGTTAATTCTACTAATTGTGGCACTCTTATTTCATTCAAATTAAAAGTTTTGGCTTTGCCTTTTGTAAAATAAGCAATTATATCATAATTATTTGTATAACTAATTCTTCCTTGTGCCAATCTACTTGGCTGATACCAAACGATTTTTGAATTTAATGTCAGATAAGGTTTATAATCAATAAAATCAATACAGTCAGGTTTACCGAAAAGATAAAATGACCCACCAGTTTTCAACTTTTTAGATAAAATTTTTATTAGTTGAAGATTAAATTCCTGGATATTTTTTACTTTACCCCGTTGGATATATATCTTACGGGGTTTATCCCATTTTTTTTCAGTAACACCATAAGGTCCATCACAAACTATTAGGTCAATAGATTCATCTTCTATCTCTTTAATCAATTTGAAGAAATCCCCCAGAAAAATTTCATTAATTTTCATTATTATATTTTAATATCTCTATTTATTGGGACAATTATAATCTAAAATCACTTCATCCCCTCTGCAGTAGAAGCCACCTCAATAATTTCTTTAGTAATTTTATCCTGTCTTTTGTGATGATATTCTAAGGTTAAATCTTTAAGCATCTCATCGGCATTATCGGTTGCAGCGTCCATTGCAGTCATTCTTGCTCCTTGCTCAGCAGAAGAAGACTCTAGCAAAACTCGCCATATTTGAACATCAAGATGTTTTTTTATTAGTTCTTCTAATAATTTATAAGGTCCGGGTTCAAATAGGAACGACGAAAGAAATTTATCTTGAGGCTCTTCTAAATCTTCTAAAGGAAGTAATTGTTTTTCACCCACATCTTGCTGAATAGCGGATTTGAATTCATTATACACAATTACTACCTTATCGTATCTTCCTTGTAGAAAGTAAGATGATACAATATTCATCACATCACGACTATGGTCAAACTTCAATTTATTAAAAAAGTCAATGTATTCTTCTCTAATTTTAAATCCTTTATTTTTAAAATAATTCCTCCCCTTTTTCCCAACACAGATCAATTCAACATTTTTATTACTGTATCGTTTAATAACCATTTCAGATTTTTTAATGATATTCATATTGAAAGCACCACAAAGTCCTTTATCTGCAGTTACCACAACAATTGCAATTGTCTTAACATTCTCTGGCTCAACTTTTCTTAGTAAAGGATGAACTTCCCTTTGGGTTCTGGTTGCAAGTGAGAGCAGAATTTCATCCAATTC is a window of Candidatus Cloacimonadota bacterium DNA encoding:
- the atpC gene encoding ATP synthase F1 subunit epsilon produces the protein MNNNKNCLHLKITTPLGVFFEEDIDEIVIPGSEGYFGVQYGHTPFITSIIPGILTVYYKEAQEKYSIHNGFVIVDIDKISILTEIIESPKEIDKHRAEKAKKRAERRLREKKEDTDFRRAEAALRRAVARLQSVER
- a CDS encoding putative glycoside hydrolase, yielding MKSGRQDSLLNYQVQKGDNLYHIAKKYFARTDICFFDDFIEEIKKINEIPEDNILLPDQILKIPISSEVDSVFYQKIQHNELRGIYLNTYQLTTERLKEIIENFDSLGLNALVVDFKNTHGDILYPTKNSLAIEIGACKPVISYPNRLIYQLHKHNISLIARITIFKDTTLANASSIWRVERAPENKIDSITADSSIVDSIKANKKIKWVNPNCIEVQNYNLDIIEEVISLGVDEIQLDYIRFPTETYLLSADYGIPDSVSKQDVITNFVKKVYSITRKNGIKLSADIFGVVALQNEQDIINTGQDIKSILPYLDRIHPMMYPSHFFGEFWNKKYPADEPYYFVYRTCKTLLTQIEQKKKIIPYLQAFTLERALVSPLYIVSQLQAIKDCGLDSGYLLWNASGNYDSTWKALNLWNSKTNSQLSPKFPNRLGGYEYNKIDKDDR
- the atpD gene encoding F0F1 ATP synthase subunit beta, which translates into the protein MKTGKIVQIIGAVVDVEFPEEYLPPIYTALTIKRPDKSKLVLEVQQHLGENRVRAIAMDSTDGLKRGDEVFNTESPISVPVGKETLGRLINVIGEPIDELGELKTKKRYPIHRESPTFSQLEIKDEILETGIKVIDLLCPYCKGGKTGLFGGAGVGKTVLIMELIRNVATEHGGYSVFAGVGERTREGNDLWLEMKHSGVLEKTALVFGQMNEPPGARLRVGLAGLAQAEYFRDEAKQDVLLFIDNIFRFTQAGSEVSSLLGRMPSAVGYQPTLSTEMGELQERITSTKAGSITSVQAIFVPADDLTDPAPATTFAHLDAITVLSRKISELGLYPAVDPLDSTSRILDPRIIGTEHYTVARKVQQILQKYRELQDIIAILGMEELSEEDKITVNRARRIEKFLSQPLFVAEEFTNYKGKYVPLDENIKGFKGIVNGEYDDIPERAFYMAGTIDEVLERDKKLKFVGVKRKSRQDGDT
- a CDS encoding S9 family peptidase; amino-acid sequence: MKYKKNFLINVLFGVFISLIILILSCAESNHFESQKFILNEKPKPPIAKVISHKTVIHGDTLLDNYYWLKDKTRTDTEVIEYINAENEYTEKMLKHTESLQETLFDEIVSRIQETDLSVPTKIDDYYYYTKREKGKQYWVYCRKKESLEAEEEIVLDANELGKGHSYFSVGGMKLSSNHQYLAYSVDTTGDEKYTLYIKDLKSSELLEDKTYPVCSIVWANDSRTLFYTIEDESGRADKLYRHTLGTNTENDDLIYQEGDNAFDVWIYKSRSKEYLILTTGSETTYEIRYLKANNPFDEFQIIQPRERGHRYYVCPHINKFFIVSNDNAKNYKVMMTSVQHPGKENWEEFIAPRDSVSIDIDVFKNYMVIYERVNALEKIRILNLSTNEDYYIDFPEPIYTIYSGRNPNFDTHIFRFTYESMVMPYSVYDYNMKTREKELKKQQEVLGGYDASLYKSERIFAQAKDSTLIPISLGYKKDLFKKNGGNPLLLYAYGSYGDCSEPYFSSIRLSLLDRDFVYAIAHVRGGGELGEEWYEQGKLLNKKNTFTDFIACAEYLIEEQYTSKKKLVIEGASAGGLLIGAVTNMRPDLFEVVIADVPAVDVINTMLDTSLGGVEWHYDELGNPNDKEYFDYMKSYCPYQNVEAKGYPNMLVLAGFYDPRVNYWEPAKWVAKLRALKTNDNILLLKTDMSSGHGGASGRYDFYKEIALKYAFIFNILGIER
- a CDS encoding site-specific DNA-methyltransferase; amino-acid sequence: MKINEIFLGDFFKLIKEIEDESIDLIVCDGPYGVTEKKWDKPRKIYIQRGKVKNIQEFNLQLIKILSKKLKTGGSFYLFGKPDCIDFIDYKPYLTLNSKIVWYQPSRLAQGRISYTNNYDIIAYFTKGKAKTFNLNEIRVPQLVELTHRKRCENVPSVVNGEFGKTKFNERGKNPGDVWGDIKQLTYKSKELLSREYLHTIQKPKKLIERIVKASSNEGDLVLDPFAGTGTTLVVCQEIKRNYIGFEINPNLFSICKKRISEIKSEQEGMLYSTSRHVAFTEKEIIAKNLGE